From the Lathyrus oleraceus cultivar Zhongwan6 chromosome 4, CAAS_Psat_ZW6_1.0, whole genome shotgun sequence genome, one window contains:
- the LOC127137704 gene encoding uncharacterized protein LOC127137704 has protein sequence MPKFAKFMQTLLKGTKEKTDNEKVNMTEKDDMAMPKIFPPNLKDPSKFTICCTIGGVKIPYALCDLGSSINVMPVKKVKELKVGEITLSNMTLTLVDSYVTQPLGILRDILVHVDGLLFPIDFVVLDTKGDSGESVIPVRPFLETGNAKIDMEVGELILKFNKEKVVFKVYD, from the coding sequence ATGCCTAAGTTTGCTAAATTTATGCAGACATTACTAAAGGGGACGAAAGAGAAAACAGATAATGAAAAGGTAAACATGACTGAAAAGGATGATATGGCAATGCCTAAAATATTTCCACCAAATCTAAAAGACCCAAGTAAGTTTACTATTTGTTGTACTATTGGTGGAGTAAAGATCCCATATGCTTTATGTGATTTAGGATCTAGTATAAATGTCATGCCAGTGAAAAAGGTTAAAGAATTGAAAGTGGGTGAGATCACACTTAGTAACATGACTCTCACTTTAGTTGACTCATATGTTACTCAACCGCTTGGTATCTTACGGGACATTTTAGTACATGTCGATGGTTTACTATTTCCTATAGATTTTGTGGTGCTTGATACAAAAGGAGATTCAGGAGAGTCTGTTATTCCCGTACGCCCATTCTTAGAAACTGGGAATGCAAAGATAGATATGGAAGTGGGTGAACTTATCTTGAAGTTCAACAAAGAAAAAGTGGTTTTCAAGGTGTATGACTGA